A window of the Cystobacter fuscus genome harbors these coding sequences:
- a CDS encoding peroxiredoxin has product MIKIGDALPAVTLQEYSEVEGNGCSIGPNPVNVTQAAAGKTIAVFALPGAFTPTCSAKHVPGFLQKAQDFKQAGVDEIWCVSVNDAFVMGAWARDQKTDGKIRMLADGSAEFAKAMGLSLDLSARGMGVRSRRYSLLAKDGKVVSLNVEAPGEYKVSDADTLLTQLGA; this is encoded by the coding sequence ATGATCAAGATTGGTGACGCACTGCCCGCGGTGACACTGCAGGAGTACTCGGAGGTGGAGGGCAATGGTTGCAGCATCGGCCCGAACCCGGTGAACGTGACGCAGGCCGCGGCGGGCAAGACCATCGCGGTGTTCGCCTTGCCGGGTGCCTTCACGCCCACCTGCTCGGCCAAGCATGTGCCCGGCTTCCTCCAGAAGGCGCAGGACTTCAAGCAGGCCGGTGTCGACGAGATCTGGTGCGTGAGCGTCAACGACGCCTTCGTCATGGGCGCCTGGGCGCGCGACCAGAAGACCGATGGGAAGATTCGCATGCTGGCCGATGGCAGCGCGGAGTTCGCCAAGGCCATGGGGCTGAGCCTGGACCTCTCCGCCCGGGGCATGGGCGTGCGCAGCCGCCGCTACTCGCTCCTGGCGAAGGACGGCAAGGTGGTCAGCCTCAATGTCGAGGCACCCGGCGAATACAAAGTGAGCGATGCCGACACCCTGCTGACGCAGCTCGGGGCCTGA
- a CDS encoding ATP-binding protein, whose translation MSLVLVVDDEPAVLEVLSQVVEDLGHDVIQARDGEEAWSLARARRPQLVVTDHMMPRLSGLDLCRRMRGDELLGRVPIILLSAVLPHGAPEAYAFLHKPFEITDFEGLVRKALAHAPKPKPLEGTSAVERLGDWVAEGFARPMSSARSELERLREQGRADGGALQRLGEHLRTLEGLTRDFQEAAHLVAHAVTLRPVMADLGARLRQAWETSRQRQPGVLWNVQVPGEPVELRFDPERVQRMLDALLEQAGRHGGEVRVEVESTPSMVTMRVRDQGPELTDEERQRLFEPFRAQGSTGRLGLYIASELARLHGGGLSVESTGSEGTTFSVVLPRG comes from the coding sequence ATGAGTCTCGTCCTGGTGGTGGACGATGAGCCCGCGGTGCTCGAGGTTCTCAGTCAGGTGGTCGAGGACCTGGGTCACGATGTGATCCAGGCGCGTGATGGCGAGGAGGCCTGGAGCCTCGCGCGCGCGCGCCGGCCCCAACTGGTGGTGACGGACCACATGATGCCGCGCCTGAGCGGCCTGGATCTGTGCCGACGGATGCGCGGCGACGAGTTGCTGGGCCGGGTGCCCATCATCCTGTTGAGCGCGGTGCTGCCCCACGGCGCGCCCGAGGCCTACGCCTTCCTCCACAAGCCCTTCGAGATCACGGACTTCGAGGGGCTGGTGCGCAAGGCGCTGGCTCATGCGCCCAAGCCCAAGCCGTTGGAGGGCACGTCCGCGGTGGAGCGGCTGGGGGATTGGGTGGCCGAGGGCTTCGCGCGGCCGATGTCCTCGGCGCGCTCCGAGCTGGAGCGGCTGCGCGAGCAGGGCCGGGCGGACGGCGGCGCGCTGCAACGGCTCGGCGAGCACCTGCGGACGCTGGAGGGCCTGACGCGCGACTTCCAGGAAGCGGCGCACCTGGTGGCGCACGCGGTGACGCTGCGGCCGGTGATGGCGGACCTGGGTGCCCGGTTGCGTCAGGCGTGGGAGACCTCGCGCCAGCGCCAGCCCGGGGTGCTTTGGAACGTGCAGGTGCCGGGCGAGCCGGTGGAGCTGCGCTTCGATCCGGAGCGCGTGCAGCGCATGCTGGACGCGCTGCTGGAGCAGGCGGGACGGCATGGGGGCGAGGTCCGGGTGGAGGTGGAGTCCACGCCCTCGATGGTGACGATGCGGGTGAGGGATCAAGGGCCGGAGCTGACGGACGAGGAGCGGCAGCGGCTCTTCGAGCCCTTCCGGGCCCAGGGCTCGACGGGAAGACTGGGGCTGTATATCGCCTCGGAGCTGGCGCGGCTGCATGGAGGGGGGCTGTCGGTGGAGTCCACGGGCAGCGAGGGCACGACGTTCAGCGTGGTCCTGCCCCGGGGCTGA
- a CDS encoding polysaccharide deacetylase family protein, with product MSGRLVVRGVLRGLVMALLVSMGPAWGSTPFQRGMVSITLDDGLSSQYTTARPALNARGISATYFLITQNIRGGFSGYVTVPQVQTLITEGHEIGSHTITHPDLTTLTANALEIELHDSQAWLKSQFGLLAVPSFASPYGAYNPSVLSTISKSYDSHRTVSGGQNFKDSNILQLRSYDVHAGVTLDTVRSWIDAAAADGSWLILTFHQIVTGTASTSTEYGAADFAAILDAVKARNVDIVTVSEGRARMDGSTGDASGDTSVYADALGDGFVDWSYTPHNLDDRTVVRTGLASLSAELNKWNAVYLHHTSGLPASQYTSLELWVHGGTVGGQGVRLLAYDGSQKLGSVRLDTVLGHAIQAGTWQQVIVPLGSIGLSSTGTVRDLYLQDDTGTNQSTVYFDDIRLLRSSTPPPTTPPTEPPTTSAFTLYADSLHTTFKDRSWATRNLAATQLVHSGASAISFEPDSWKALLFNTTTRVDLSLYKTLSFWVHGGTTGGQVVRVLLKEDGSTELGSMRLDVALGHAIKPGVWEQVLIPLGSLGASSRLLQEIYFQDQSGKDQGTLFLDDIQLLP from the coding sequence ATGAGTGGACGACTTGTCGTGCGAGGAGTGCTGCGGGGGCTCGTGATGGCCCTGCTGGTGAGCATGGGCCCGGCGTGGGGCTCGACGCCGTTTCAACGAGGCATGGTGAGCATCACGCTGGATGACGGCCTGAGCTCGCAGTACACGACGGCGCGCCCGGCCCTCAATGCCCGCGGCATTTCCGCCACCTACTTCCTCATCACCCAGAACATCCGCGGCGGGTTCTCGGGATACGTGACCGTGCCGCAGGTGCAGACGCTCATCACCGAGGGCCATGAGATCGGCTCCCACACGATCACCCACCCGGATCTCACCACCCTGACCGCCAACGCCCTGGAGATCGAGCTGCACGACTCGCAGGCCTGGTTGAAGTCGCAGTTCGGACTGCTCGCGGTGCCCTCGTTCGCCTCGCCCTACGGCGCCTACAACCCGAGCGTGCTGAGCACGATCTCGAAGTCCTACGACAGCCACCGCACGGTGAGTGGAGGCCAGAACTTCAAGGACTCGAACATCCTGCAATTGCGCTCTTATGACGTGCACGCGGGCGTCACGCTGGACACGGTGCGCTCGTGGATCGACGCCGCCGCCGCTGACGGCAGCTGGCTCATCCTCACCTTCCACCAGATCGTGACCGGCACGGCGAGCACGTCCACGGAGTATGGCGCCGCCGACTTCGCGGCCATCCTCGATGCCGTCAAGGCGAGGAACGTGGACATCGTCACCGTCTCCGAGGGTCGGGCGCGCATGGATGGGTCGACGGGCGACGCCTCGGGCGACACGTCTGTCTATGCCGATGCCCTGGGCGATGGCTTCGTGGACTGGAGCTACACCCCGCACAACCTCGACGACCGCACCGTGGTGCGCACGGGCCTGGCGTCCCTCTCCGCCGAGCTCAACAAGTGGAACGCCGTCTATCTCCACCACACCTCGGGGCTCCCCGCGTCCCAGTACACGTCCCTCGAGCTGTGGGTGCATGGTGGCACCGTGGGAGGGCAGGGCGTGCGGCTGCTGGCCTACGATGGCTCGCAGAAGCTCGGCTCGGTGCGGCTGGATACGGTGCTGGGCCACGCCATCCAGGCGGGTACCTGGCAGCAGGTCATCGTCCCGTTGGGTTCCATCGGCCTGTCCTCCACGGGCACCGTGCGAGACCTCTACCTCCAGGACGACACGGGCACCAACCAGAGCACGGTGTACTTCGACGACATCCGGCTGCTGCGCTCCAGCACGCCGCCGCCCACGACTCCTCCCACGGAGCCGCCGACGACGTCCGCCTTCACCCTCTACGCGGACAGCCTCCACACCACGTTCAAGGACCGGAGCTGGGCCACGCGCAACCTGGCCGCGACCCAGCTCGTCCACTCGGGCGCGTCGGCCATCTCCTTCGAGCCGGATTCCTGGAAGGCCCTCCTCTTCAACACCACCACGCGGGTGGACCTGAGCCTCTACAAGACCCTGTCGTTCTGGGTGCATGGGGGCACCACGGGCGGACAGGTCGTGCGGGTGCTGCTCAAGGAGGATGGCTCGACCGAATTGGGGAGCATGCGCCTCGACGTGGCGTTGGGCCACGCCATCAAACCGGGCGTCTGGGAGCAGGTCCTCATCCCGCTCGGTTCCCTGGGCGCGAGCAGCCGGCTGCTCCAGGAGATCTACTTCCAGGATCAATCCGGCAAGGATCAGGGCACGCTCTTCCTCGACGACATCCAACTGCTGCCGTGA
- a CDS encoding fibronectin type III domain-containing protein: protein MFPRALGGGLAASLVLLPLAAWSQQTDTSPPRPGTVLDGIGIDKDEQDYAGILQSDWGQPPGFSDPESSIIGYSLAVGTRPCGTEVRGFEPVGLVLSYTLYDLNLLPGQRYYVTIRATNGAGLATHVSSDGVLILPNTGGASTPLPGGECTPGGTNPTPDAGSDGGAPDTPPDAGTPPDAGTPPDAGTPDDGGALEAPLGWGCATGGPGGFAMMALSALGLVIRLRPGGGTRVGRSGTEGR from the coding sequence GTGTTCCCTCGTGCCCTCGGCGGCGGCCTGGCCGCCAGTCTCGTCCTTCTCCCGCTCGCCGCCTGGAGCCAACAGACGGACACCTCGCCACCTCGTCCGGGGACCGTCCTGGATGGAATCGGCATCGACAAGGACGAGCAGGACTACGCCGGCATCCTCCAGAGCGACTGGGGCCAGCCGCCTGGCTTCTCCGATCCCGAGTCGAGCATCATTGGCTATTCACTCGCCGTCGGTACCCGGCCGTGTGGCACCGAGGTGCGCGGGTTCGAACCCGTCGGGCTGGTTCTGTCGTACACCCTGTATGATCTCAACCTCCTCCCCGGACAGCGCTACTACGTCACCATTCGCGCGACCAACGGCGCGGGACTGGCCACCCATGTGTCCTCGGACGGTGTCCTCATCCTTCCCAACACGGGCGGAGCATCCACCCCGCTTCCCGGCGGGGAGTGCACCCCGGGAGGCACCAACCCCACCCCCGACGCGGGGTCCGATGGCGGTGCTCCGGACACTCCGCCCGACGCGGGTACGCCTCCCGACGCGGGCACGCCTCCCGACGCGGGCACTCCCGATGACGGCGGCGCGCTGGAGGCCCCCCTGGGTTGGGGCTGCGCCACGGGCGGCCCCGGGGGATTCGCGATGATGGCCCTGTCGGCGCTCGGGCTCGTCATCCGCCTCCGACCAGGGGGTGGGACACGTGTGGGCCGAAGCGGTACAGAGGGGAGATGA
- a CDS encoding L,D-transpeptidase family protein codes for MRRLWLWGLLVLGALPAGAADRVDRARRDKTAVVVKAFRDAGVAWPPEELFVRAFKHERQLEVWGGARGQPLRRVKTYPVCAASGVVGPKRREGDLQVPEGFYTLDQFNPYSNFHLSMRVSYPNESDRRLGQRPLGGAIYVHGNCVSIGCIAIEDGPIEELYLMVLEARARMKRDVPLHIFPRRLDAEGLKALESQPGATPELRAFWRGLEPGWRLFEQTRRPPRVTVDSRTGAYAIQPAHQDVRRK; via the coding sequence ATGAGACGACTGTGGCTGTGGGGATTGTTGGTGCTGGGGGCCTTGCCCGCGGGGGCGGCGGACCGGGTGGATCGAGCGCGGCGCGACAAGACGGCCGTGGTGGTCAAGGCCTTCCGCGACGCGGGGGTGGCCTGGCCTCCCGAGGAGCTATTCGTGCGCGCCTTCAAGCACGAGCGCCAATTGGAGGTGTGGGGAGGTGCCCGGGGCCAGCCCCTGCGCCGGGTGAAGACGTACCCCGTCTGCGCGGCCTCGGGGGTGGTGGGGCCCAAGCGGCGTGAGGGAGACCTGCAGGTGCCCGAGGGCTTCTACACGCTCGACCAGTTCAACCCCTACAGCAACTTCCACCTGTCCATGCGGGTGAGCTACCCCAACGAGTCGGACCGGCGGCTGGGGCAGCGGCCGCTGGGCGGGGCCATCTACGTGCATGGCAACTGCGTGAGCATCGGTTGTATCGCCATCGAGGATGGCCCCATCGAGGAGCTGTACCTGATGGTGCTGGAGGCGCGCGCGCGCATGAAGCGGGATGTGCCCCTCCACATCTTCCCCCGCCGGCTGGACGCCGAGGGCCTCAAGGCCCTGGAGTCGCAACCCGGGGCCACCCCCGAGCTGCGCGCCTTCTGGCGCGGGCTGGAGCCGGGGTGGCGCCTCTTCGAGCAGACCCGCCGCCCCCCTCGGGTGACGGTGGACTCGCGCACGGGGGCCTATGCGATCCAGCCCGCGCACCAGGACGTGCGGAGGAAGTGA
- a CDS encoding carbon-nitrogen hydrolase family protein, with product MTTTPPRFKAAAVQAAPAFLDLDAGVDKAERLIAEAASQGASLIAFPETWLPGYPFWIWLGAPAWGMRFVQRYFDQSLTVEGPHMVRLREVARRHGIHVVMGYSERSGSSLYMGQALIGPEGGLIAARRKLKPTHAERTVFGEGDGGDLKVHATALGRLGALNCWEHVQPLVKQAMFTQGEQLHVGSWPSFSLYRDMAYALGPEVNLAASRMYAVEGSCFVIGSCATVSEEMTALLCDSPDRAKMLLPGGGFSMIYGPDGRPLAQPLDERAEGLVYADIDLGLIPLAKAVADPVGHYSRPDVLRLMFNDTPRRIMERFDGRFDAEPNQAGKP from the coding sequence ATGACGACGACTCCTCCCCGATTCAAGGCCGCGGCCGTGCAGGCCGCTCCCGCGTTCCTCGACCTCGACGCCGGTGTGGACAAGGCCGAGCGCCTCATCGCCGAGGCCGCCAGCCAGGGTGCCTCGCTCATCGCCTTCCCGGAGACGTGGCTGCCCGGCTATCCGTTCTGGATCTGGCTCGGCGCGCCCGCGTGGGGCATGCGCTTCGTGCAGCGCTACTTCGACCAATCGCTCACGGTGGAGGGCCCACACATGGTGCGGCTGCGCGAGGTGGCCCGACGGCACGGCATCCACGTGGTGATGGGCTACAGCGAGCGCTCCGGATCCAGCCTCTACATGGGCCAGGCCCTCATCGGCCCGGAGGGCGGGCTCATCGCCGCGCGGCGCAAGCTCAAGCCCACGCACGCCGAGCGCACGGTGTTCGGCGAGGGCGATGGTGGGGACCTGAAGGTGCACGCCACGGCGCTCGGCCGGTTGGGGGCGCTCAACTGCTGGGAACATGTCCAGCCGCTGGTGAAGCAGGCGATGTTCACCCAGGGCGAGCAGCTCCACGTGGGCTCCTGGCCCAGCTTCTCGCTGTACCGCGACATGGCGTACGCGCTCGGCCCCGAGGTGAACCTCGCCGCCAGCCGGATGTACGCGGTGGAGGGCAGTTGCTTCGTCATCGGCTCGTGCGCCACGGTCTCCGAGGAGATGACGGCGCTGCTGTGCGATTCACCGGACCGGGCGAAGATGCTGCTGCCCGGAGGCGGCTTCTCGATGATCTACGGCCCGGATGGCCGGCCCCTGGCACAGCCGCTGGATGAGCGCGCCGAGGGGCTCGTGTACGCGGACATCGACCTGGGGCTCATCCCGCTCGCCAAGGCCGTGGCCGACCCGGTGGGGCACTACTCGCGTCCGGACGTGCTGCGGCTGATGTTCAACGACACCCCCCGCCGGATCATGGAGCGCTTCGACGGGCGCTTCGACGCGGAGCCGAACCAGGCCGGCAAACCCTGA
- a CDS encoding DUF5985 family protein, whose protein sequence is MADAVFLLCAVTSLACAVLLLRGYARNRVRLLLWSSLCFVGLAVNNALLVLDKLILPGGDLLLFRNLSGFLALALLVYGLVWDSE, encoded by the coding sequence ATGGCTGACGCGGTCTTCCTTCTGTGCGCGGTGACGAGCCTGGCCTGCGCGGTGCTGCTCCTGCGGGGCTATGCCCGCAACCGGGTGCGCCTGCTGTTGTGGAGCAGCCTGTGCTTCGTCGGGCTGGCGGTGAACAACGCGTTGCTGGTGTTGGACAAGCTGATCCTCCCCGGCGGGGATCTGCTGTTGTTCCGCAACCTGTCCGGGTTCCTGGCGCTCGCGCTCCTGGTGTATGGCCTCGTGTGGGATTCCGAATGA
- a CDS encoding DUF5985 family protein: MNDFLSGMTSGLCLVAGLFFLRFWRKTGDRFFGFFAASFWMMALHRVMMVLLRNGENEHVLVVYLIRLLSFVLILVAIADKNWARPRNRRRPAR, encoded by the coding sequence ATGAACGACTTCCTCTCTGGCATGACCTCGGGTCTGTGCCTCGTCGCGGGGCTGTTCTTCCTCCGCTTCTGGAGGAAGACGGGGGATCGCTTCTTCGGGTTCTTCGCCGCCTCCTTCTGGATGATGGCGTTGCACCGGGTGATGATGGTGTTGCTGAGGAACGGCGAGAACGAGCACGTCCTCGTGGTGTATCTCATCCGGCTGCTGTCCTTCGTGCTCATCCTGGTGGCCATCGCGGACAAGAATTGGGCGAGGCCTCGTAACAGGCGCCGGCCAGCGAGGTGA
- a CDS encoding peptidylprolyl isomerase, giving the protein MANIKDPENTIILETTKGKVVIELRPDLAPNHVARIKELTREGAYDGVVFHRVISGFMAQTGDVKFGKSTGPDFNPGRAGMGGSSKPDLKAEFSSANHGRGACSMARAQNPNSANSQFFIVFDDASFLDRQYTVWGQVIEGMENVDKIKRGEPVVDPDKIVSMKVAADVKA; this is encoded by the coding sequence ATGGCGAACATCAAGGATCCGGAAAACACCATCATCCTGGAGACGACCAAGGGAAAGGTCGTCATCGAGCTCCGCCCCGATCTCGCTCCGAACCATGTGGCCCGCATCAAGGAGCTGACGCGCGAGGGCGCCTATGACGGCGTCGTCTTCCACCGCGTGATCTCCGGCTTCATGGCGCAGACGGGTGACGTCAAGTTCGGCAAGTCCACCGGCCCCGACTTCAACCCGGGCCGCGCCGGCATGGGCGGCTCCTCCAAGCCGGACCTGAAGGCGGAGTTCAGCAGCGCCAATCACGGTCGCGGTGCGTGCTCGATGGCGCGCGCGCAGAACCCCAACTCCGCCAACTCGCAGTTCTTCATCGTCTTCGACGACGCGTCCTTCCTGGACCGTCAGTACACCGTCTGGGGCCAGGTGATCGAGGGCATGGAGAACGTCGACAAGATCAAGCGCGGCGAGCCTGTCGTGGATCCCGACAAGATCGTCTCCATGAAGGTCGCGGCGGACGTCAAGGCCTGA
- a CDS encoding CHAT domain-containing protein, whose protein sequence is MHLLGPGFDVDALHALTGRLKTAAEKGMPLEPELARQVQALHRALLQGELQAVLARLREASGGGPVLLRLMLQDADLQGFPWEALCEPGRDFEFLGNSASLLPVRGVRSPEPWQPREVRGAVRLLAIAPLHPQALSRLQGTLHESLASGEVEWLEPLTGPRSREAALFERLRRQPEPHILHFIGHGGVHEGRPVLRLADEEDAERWVPVELLAQQLHGAWSQGPLRLIVLEACEGASPGPLASAAELLARTAADAVVAYLWPVRADVALRCSRAFYRALTRAAREEGDVALSLNEARRSVLAELEGSAEAFSPVLYLRGRDPVLFDFKARKVLPPPPVAARTEASPPPPALGRLLEQPFTLLLGNRWEEEAPDFQGLRERLQGELTQKALPVPHELPLSTLAQHFALRIGEEELDYEFQEVFGQADFMPPLVRLLARRLGTGVHITLLRLPVLEQAIAEQHPRLTLYVLQPSSNADGHAVMMRREAGGVRWERLRKVPSELDTERDVVVLRLCSGYLPAHLFSHPLITEDDYLLGVRGLSSLLPFELVEPIQSALSLRPLLLTGMSMLDWSHRMLLYQLFGRRTLMRGSMAVLDPRSREQELWEEGRGLPGRTGVRALESTDAELEAWLEALSDGGKG, encoded by the coding sequence GTGCACCTGCTCGGCCCCGGCTTCGATGTGGATGCGTTGCATGCGCTCACCGGGCGCCTGAAGACGGCGGCCGAGAAAGGCATGCCGCTCGAGCCCGAGCTCGCACGGCAGGTCCAGGCGCTCCACCGGGCCCTCCTCCAGGGAGAGCTCCAGGCGGTGCTCGCACGGCTGCGCGAGGCCTCCGGTGGAGGGCCCGTCCTGCTGCGGCTCATGCTCCAGGATGCGGACCTTCAAGGCTTCCCCTGGGAGGCCCTCTGTGAGCCCGGGAGGGACTTCGAGTTCCTGGGGAACTCGGCGAGCCTCCTGCCGGTGCGAGGCGTGCGCTCGCCCGAGCCCTGGCAACCGCGCGAGGTGCGGGGCGCGGTGCGGCTGCTCGCCATCGCGCCGCTGCACCCGCAGGCCCTCTCCCGGTTGCAGGGGACGCTTCACGAGAGTCTCGCCTCGGGCGAGGTCGAGTGGCTCGAGCCCCTCACGGGTCCGAGGTCCCGCGAGGCCGCCCTCTTCGAACGCCTGCGGCGCCAGCCCGAGCCCCACATCCTCCACTTCATCGGACATGGGGGGGTGCACGAGGGCCGACCCGTCCTGCGGCTGGCGGACGAGGAGGACGCGGAGCGCTGGGTGCCGGTGGAGTTGCTGGCGCAGCAGCTCCATGGCGCGTGGAGCCAGGGCCCCCTGCGGCTCATCGTCCTGGAGGCCTGTGAGGGAGCGAGCCCTGGCCCCCTGGCGAGCGCGGCGGAGCTGTTGGCGCGCACCGCGGCGGATGCCGTCGTCGCCTACCTCTGGCCGGTGAGGGCGGACGTGGCCCTTCGCTGCTCGCGTGCGTTCTACCGTGCGCTCACGCGTGCGGCCCGGGAGGAGGGGGACGTGGCGCTCAGCCTCAACGAGGCCCGGCGCAGCGTCCTGGCGGAGCTGGAGGGCAGCGCCGAGGCGTTCTCCCCCGTGCTGTACCTGCGCGGACGCGATCCGGTGCTGTTCGATTTCAAGGCGCGCAAGGTCTTGCCTCCACCCCCCGTGGCCGCACGGACGGAGGCGTCTCCCCCGCCTCCCGCCCTGGGGCGGCTGCTGGAGCAACCCTTCACGCTGCTGTTGGGAAATCGCTGGGAGGAGGAGGCGCCCGACTTCCAAGGTCTGCGCGAGCGGCTTCAGGGCGAGCTCACCCAGAAGGCGCTCCCCGTGCCACATGAGCTGCCACTGAGCACCCTGGCGCAGCACTTCGCGCTGCGCATCGGGGAGGAGGAGCTCGACTACGAGTTCCAGGAAGTATTCGGCCAGGCGGACTTCATGCCTCCCCTGGTGCGGCTGTTGGCACGGCGGCTCGGGACCGGGGTGCACATCACCCTGCTGCGCCTGCCCGTGTTGGAGCAGGCCATCGCCGAGCAGCATCCTCGGCTCACGCTCTATGTCCTCCAGCCTTCCTCGAACGCGGACGGACACGCCGTGATGATGCGGCGCGAGGCGGGCGGCGTCCGCTGGGAGCGGCTGCGCAAGGTCCCGAGCGAACTGGATACCGAGCGGGACGTGGTGGTGCTCCGGCTCTGTTCTGGCTACCTGCCGGCCCACCTCTTCAGCCATCCCCTGATCACCGAGGATGATTACCTGCTGGGCGTCCGTGGCCTGTCGAGCCTGCTGCCCTTCGAGCTCGTCGAGCCCATCCAGAGCGCCCTGAGCCTGCGTCCGCTCCTGCTCACCGGGATGTCCATGTTGGACTGGAGCCACCGGATGCTGCTCTACCAGCTCTTCGGCAGGCGCACGCTGATGCGCGGCAGCATGGCCGTGCTCGATCCCAGGAGCCGCGAGCAGGAGTTGTGGGAGGAGGGCAGGGGATTGCCTGGAAGGACCGGGGTGAGGGCGCTCGAATCGACGGATGCGGAATTGGAGGCCTGGCTCGAGGCGCTGTCGGACGGGGGGAAGGGATGA
- a CDS encoding PPC domain-containing protein, translating to MKRFARKAFTASWLTLALVGCGPEMSVPEEPAGGAEPLVEKGPLLPERVQALASSCTGPSSLVSGTPVTGIAASAGEWSCDYTLNVPSGSTNLKFTTTSGSGDADLYVKFGSEPSLGVYDCLSNGSSNYETCAITTAQAGTYHVKVYGSKAFSGLSLTGSFLASGPAGCTSTTTLSNGVPVNNIGVSGGSWSCIYSFYVPSGSTRVTFVSSGGSGDGDLYVRYGSSPNDTTYDCKSAGYGTDEVCTIDMPRIGVYYARLYGYGTFSGASLTGLYSLTGYPGCTTTSALVNNTPVNNVGAPASTFSCDYTLEVPSGATSLTFSGYGGSGGSSHLYVKRGSAPTLSSYDCASTSGTSTCTFTSPQAGIWHVRVYNGSSSGTLSGVTLRGTYVTSGGGGTGVLVNNQAVLNLSGATGSFRYWTITVPDGKAFLEVTAEGGTGDADLYVRKDLRPDESNYDCRSLAGGTYERCYAGSPLPGTYYVMLKGYSDYSGVQLKAVYGP from the coding sequence TTGAAGCGTTTTGCGCGGAAGGCTTTCACGGCGTCATGGCTCACGTTGGCCCTGGTGGGGTGTGGTCCCGAGATGTCGGTTCCCGAGGAGCCGGCGGGCGGGGCCGAGCCCCTGGTGGAGAAGGGCCCGCTGCTCCCGGAGCGGGTGCAGGCACTCGCCTCGAGCTGTACGGGACCGAGCTCCCTCGTCAGCGGCACCCCGGTGACGGGTATCGCTGCCTCGGCGGGCGAGTGGTCCTGCGACTACACCCTGAATGTTCCGTCGGGGTCCACCAACCTCAAGTTCACCACGACCAGCGGCTCCGGGGATGCGGACCTGTACGTGAAGTTCGGCTCCGAGCCTTCCCTGGGCGTGTATGACTGTCTCTCCAACGGGAGCAGCAACTACGAGACCTGCGCCATCACCACCGCCCAGGCTGGGACCTACCATGTGAAGGTCTATGGCAGTAAGGCGTTCTCCGGGCTCAGCCTGACCGGTTCGTTCCTCGCCAGCGGTCCGGCGGGTTGCACCAGCACGACGACGCTCTCCAACGGCGTCCCGGTGAACAACATCGGCGTGTCGGGGGGAAGCTGGTCGTGCATCTACAGCTTCTATGTCCCGTCGGGGTCGACTCGCGTCACGTTCGTCTCCTCGGGGGGCAGTGGGGACGGGGACCTGTACGTGCGCTACGGCTCCTCGCCGAACGACACCACCTACGACTGCAAGTCGGCGGGCTATGGAACGGATGAGGTCTGCACCATCGACATGCCGCGGATCGGCGTCTACTACGCGAGGCTGTATGGCTATGGCACGTTCTCCGGGGCGAGCCTGACGGGCCTGTACTCCCTGACGGGGTATCCCGGCTGCACCACCACGAGCGCGCTCGTCAACAATACGCCCGTGAACAACGTGGGGGCACCCGCCAGCACCTTCTCCTGCGACTACACGCTCGAGGTCCCCTCGGGGGCGACCAGCCTCACGTTCTCGGGCTACGGGGGCTCTGGAGGCTCCTCTCACCTGTATGTGAAGCGGGGCTCCGCGCCGACGCTGTCCTCGTATGACTGTGCCTCGACGTCGGGCACCTCCACCTGCACCTTCACGTCCCCGCAGGCGGGGATCTGGCATGTGCGGGTCTACAACGGGTCCTCGTCCGGGACGCTCTCTGGGGTGACGCTGCGAGGCACCTACGTCACGAGCGGCGGTGGAGGGACCGGGGTGCTGGTGAACAACCAGGCGGTCCTCAACCTGTCGGGCGCCACGGGCTCTTTCAGGTACTGGACCATCACGGTGCCGGACGGCAAGGCCTTCCTGGAGGTGACGGCCGAAGGAGGGACGGGTGACGCCGACCTGTACGTCCGCAAGGACCTGCGGCCCGACGAGTCCAACTACGACTGTCGTTCCCTGGCCGGAGGGACCTATGAGCGCTGCTACGCAGGCTCCCCCCTTCCTGGCACCTATTACGTGATGCTCAAGGGGTACTCGGACTACTCCGGCGTCCAGTTGAAGGCCGTCTACGGCCCTTGA
- a CDS encoding ester cyclase: protein MNAQQARELYERYLTRLYVQRDVESMTDFFAPDVVAHPLPAGLPAGAPGLKLMARVWLESFSDIQFTIHSFLYDQGMVAVRLAVTGVHTGGFMGIAPTGRRVEITDHPHFRLHNGKVVEIWDQLDMMSLLQQLGALPPAIQAA, encoded by the coding sequence ATGAATGCCCAGCAGGCCCGGGAACTCTACGAGCGGTATCTGACTCGCCTCTATGTCCAGCGCGATGTCGAGAGCATGACTGATTTCTTCGCTCCCGATGTCGTGGCGCACCCCCTGCCAGCCGGCCTTCCGGCGGGCGCGCCGGGATTGAAGCTCATGGCGCGCGTGTGGTTGGAGTCCTTCTCGGACATCCAATTCACCATCCATTCCTTCCTGTATGATCAGGGCATGGTGGCCGTGCGCCTCGCCGTGACGGGGGTGCACACCGGCGGTTTCATGGGCATTGCCCCCACCGGGCGGCGCGTGGAGATCACCGACCATCCCCACTTCCGGCTGCACAACGGCAAGGTGGTCGAAATCTGGGATCAGCTGGACATGATGTCCCTGCTGCAGCAACTCGGCGCGCTTCCCCCCGCCATCCAGGCGGCCTGA